Genomic window (Streptomyces sp. NBC_00078):
ATCCTGGGCTTCGCCTTCTGCGAGGCGCTCGCCCTCATCGGCATCGTTATGCCGTTCGTGTTCGGTCAGTAATTCACCCCTGACCACACGTAGCGACGAAAGGCACTGATGTGATCGCCAACCACTTGGTACAGCTGGCGGCCGAGGAGAAGCAGAACCCCCTCGTCCCGGCCGGTCCCGAGCTGCTCGTCGGCGCCCTTGCCTTCGCCATCGTGTTCTTCTTCTTCTGGAAGAAGCTGCTCCCGAACATCAACAAGGTTCTGGAGGAGCGCCGCGAGGCGATCGAAGGTGGCATCGAGAAGGCTGAGGCGGCTCAGGTCGAGGCCCAGAGCGTCCTCGAGCAGTACAAGGCCCAGCTCGCCGAGGCCCGGCACGAGGCCGCGCGTCTGCGCCAGGAGGCGCAGGAGCAGGGTGCCGCGCTCATCACCGAGATGCGCGCCGAAGGCCAGCGGCAGCGCGAGGAGATCGTCGCCGCCGGTCACGCGCAGATCGAGGCCGACCGCAAGGCCGCCGCGTCCGCGCTGCGGCAGGACGTCGGTCACCTCGCGACCGAGCTGGCCGGCAAGCTCGTCGGCGAGTCCCTTGAGGACCACGCCCGGCAGAGCCGTGTCATCGACCGTTTCCTTGAGGACCTTGAGGAGAAGGTCGAGGCCACCCGATGAACGGAGCGAGCCGCGAGGCCCTGGCAGCCGCACGCGAGCGTCTCGACGCGCTGACGGACACGACGTCCGTCGACGCGACGCAGCTCGCCGACGAGCTGGCCGCCGTCACCGCGCTGCTCGACCGCGAGGTGTCGCTGCGTCGGGTCCTGACCGACCCGGCGCAGGCCGCAGAGGCCAAGGCCGAGCTGGCCCAGCGTCTGCTCGGCTCCCAGGTCGGCGGGGCGACCGCCGACCTGGTGTCCGGCATGGTGCGCTCCCGCTGGTCGCAGTCGCGTGACCTGGTGGACTCGCTGGAGGAGCTGGCGAACACCGCCGAGCTCACCGCGGCCCAGCAGGCGGGCTCGCTCGACGACGTCGAGGACGAGCTGTTCCGGTTCGGCCGGATCGTCGCCTCGAACACCGAACTGCGCGCCGCACTGACCGACCGCAAGGCCACCACCGCCGCCAAGATCGAGCTGCTGCACCGGCTGCTCGGCGGGCGGGCCGCCGCGACGACCGAGCGTCTTGTGACGCGCCTTGTGACCACGCCGCGGGGACGTAGCCTGGAGTCGGGACTCGAGTCCCTGTCCAAGCTCGCCGCCGAGCGCCGGGAGCGCCTGGTCGCCGTCGTCACCTCGGCGGTGCCGCTGAGCGACTCGCAGAAGCAGCGCCTGGGCGCCGCTCTCGCGAAGCTCTACGGCCACACGATGCACCTCAACATCGACGTGGACCCCGCGGTCCTCGGCGGGATCCGGGTGCAGGTCGGCGACGAGGTCATCAACGGCTCGATCGCGGACCGCATCGAGGACGCCGGCCGCCGACTCGCGGGCTAGCAGCAACTTCACAAGCAGCACAGCAGTACGTACCTACGGCCCGGTTGGGCCGTGCAGAGGATTCCTGGGGGTCGCCCCCAGACCCCCAAGTTGAAACTTCGGGCCCAACAAGGAGAGCAGGGAACCCAGATGGCGGAGCTCACGATCCGGCCGGAGGAGATCCGGGACGCGCTGGAGAACTTCGTCCAGTCGTACAAGCCGGACGCGGCCTCGCGCGAGGAGGTCGGTACGGTCACCCTTGCCGGCGACGGCATCGCGAAGGTCGAGGGCCTGCCCTCGGCCATGGCCAACGAACTGCTGAAGTTCGAGGACGGCACCCTCGGTCTTGCGCTCAACCTCGAAGAGCGCGAGATCGGTGCCATCGTCCTCGGTGAGTTCAGCGGCATCGAGGAGGGTCAGCCGGTGCAGCGCACCGGTGAGGTGCTCTCCGTGGCAGTCGGCGAGGGCTATCTCGGCCGCGTCGTCGACCCGCTCGGCAACCCGATCGACGGTCTCGGCGAGATCGAGACGTCCGGCCGCCGCGCCCTTGAGCTGCAGGCTCCGGGCGTCATGGCCCGTAAGTCGGTGCACGAGCCGATGGAGACCGGCTACAAGGCCGTCGACGCGATGACCCCGATCGGCCGTGGCCAGCGTCAGCTGATCATCGGTGACCGTCAGACCGGCAAGACCGCCCTGGCCGTCGACACGATCATCAACCAGCGTGACAACTGGCGCTCGGGCGACCCGAAGAAGCAGGTCCGCTGCGTCTACGTCGCCATCGGCCAGAAGGGCTCGACCATCGCCTCCGTGCGTGGTGCCCTCGAAGAGGCCGGCGCGCTGGAGTACACGACCATCGTCGCCGCCCCGGCGTCCGACCCGGCCGGCTTCAAGTACCTGGCGCCGTACACCGGTTCGGCCATCGGCCAGCAGTGGATGTACGACGGCAAGCACGTCCTCATCATCTTCGACGACCTCTCGAAGCAGGCCGACGCCTACCGCGCCGTGTCCCTGCTGCTGCGCCGCCCGCCGGGCCGTGAGGCCTACCCGGGTGACGTCTTCTACCTGCACTCCCGTCTGCTGGAGCGCTGCGCGAAGCTCTCGGACGAGCTGGGTGCCGGTTCGATGACGGGTCTGCCGATCGTCGAGACGAAGGCCAACGACGTCTCCGCGTTCATCCCGACCAACGTCATCTCCATCACCGACGGCCAGTGCTTCCTGGAGTCGGACCTCTTCAACGCCGGTCAGCGCCCCGCGCTCAACGTCGGTATCTCCGTCTCCCGAGTCGGTGGTTCCGCACAGCACAAGGCGATGAAGCAGGTCTCCGGCCGACTGCGCCTCGACCTCGCCCAGTACCGTGAGCTGGAGGCGTTCGCCGCCTTCGGTTCCGACCTGGACGCCGCGTCGAAGTCGCAGCTGGAGCGCGGTCAGCGACTGGTCGAGCTGCTCAAGCAGCCGCAGTACCAGCCGATGCCGACCGAGAACCAGGTCGTCTCCGTGTGGGCCGGTACCACCGGCAAGATGGACGAAGTCCCGGTCGCCGACATCCGCCGCTTCGAGAAGGAGCTGCTTGAGTACCTGCACCGCAAGGAGCAGGGCCTCATGACCTCCATCAAGGAGGGCGGCAAGATGTCGGACGACACCCTCACCGCTGTTGCCGACGCGATCGCCGAGTTCAAGAAGCAGTTCGAGACCTCGGACGGCAAGCTTCTCGGCGAGGACGCCCCGGCCGCGGCCAAGTGACGTAAGGAAGGGACCTGACTCATGGGAGCCCAGCTCCGGGTCTACAAGCGTCGCATCCGATCCGTCACCGCGACCAAGAAGATCACCAAGGCGATGGAGATGATCGCCGCCTCGCGTGTCGTCAAGGCGCAGCGCAAGGTGGCGGCCTCCACGCCGTACGCGACCGAGCTCACCCGCGCGGTCACGGCGGTCGGTACCGGTTCGAACACGAAGCACCCGCTGACCACCCAGGCCGAGACGGTCGCCCGGTCCGCTGTGCTGCTCCTCACGAGCGACCGCGGACTGGCCGGCGCCTTCAACTCCAACGCCATCAAGGTCGCCGAGCAGCTGACGGCGCGCCTTGAGGCGGAGGGCAAGGAGGTCGACACGTACATCGTCGGCCGCCGTGGTCTGGCCCACTACAACTTCCGCGAGCGCAAGGTCGTGGAGTCGTGGTCGGGTTTCACCGACGAGCCCACGTACGCGGACGCCAAGAAGGTCGCGGGTCCGCTGATCGAGGCCATCGAGACCGAGACGGCCGAGGGTGGTGTGGATGAACTCCACATCGTCTTCACCGAGTTCGTGTCGATGATGACGCAGACGGCGCTCGACGACCGCCTGCTGCCGCTCAGCCTCGAAGCTGTGACATCAGCGGCTACCGACGCGGGCGCCAAGGAGGCCGCCCCCAAGGGCGAGATCCTTCCGCTGTACGACTTCGAGCCGTCGGCCGAGGACGTCCTCGACGCCCTGCTGCCGCGCTACGTCGAGAGCCGTATCTACAACGCGCTGCTCCAGTCGGCCGCCTCCAAGCACGCCGCCACGCGCCGTGCGATGAAGTCGGCCACCGACAACGCGGGAGAGCTCATCACCACGCTCTCCCGACTTGCCAACGCGGCCCGCCAGGCCGAAATCACCCAGGAAATCAGCGAGATCGTCGGTGGCTCCGCAGCCCTGGCCGACGCCTCCGCGGGGAGTGACAGGTAATGACGACGACAGTTGAGACGGCCGTTGCCACGGGCCGCGTCGCCCGGGTCATCGGCCCGGTCGTCGACGTGGAATTCCCCGTCGACGCGATGCCGGAGATCTACAACGCGCTTCACGTCGAGGTGGCCGACCCGGCCCAGGACGGCGCGAAGAAGACGCTGACCCTGGAGGTCGCCCAGCATCTGGGTGACGGCCTGGTCCGCACCATCTCGATGCAGCCCACCGACGGCCTGGTCCGCCAGGCCACCGTCACCGACACGGGTACGGGCATCACCGTCCCGGTCGGCGACTTCACCAAGGGCAAGGTGTTCAACACCCTCGGTGAGGTGCTGAACGTCGACGAGCAGTACGAGGGCGAGCGCTGGTCCATCCACCGCAAGGCCCCGCGCTTCGACGAGCTTGAGTCGAAGACCGAGATGTTCGAGACCGGCGTCAAGGTCATCGACCTCCTCACCCCGTACGTCAAGGGTGGAAAGATCGGTCTGTTCGGCGGTGCCGGCGTCGGCAAGACGGTGCTCATCCAGGAGATGATCTACCGCGTCGCCAACAACCACGACGGTGTCTCCGTGTTCGCCGGTGTCGGCGAGCGCACCCGTGAGGGCAACGACCTCATCGAGGAGATGGCCGACTCGGGCGTCATCGACAAGACCGCCCTGGTCTTCGGTCAGATGGACGAGCCCCCGGGCACCCGTCTGCGCGTGGCCCTCGCGGGTCTGACCATGGCGGAGTACTTCCGCGATGTGCAGAAGCAGGACGTGCTGTTCTTCATCGACAACATCTTCCGCTTCACGCAGGCCGGCTCCGAGGTCTCGACCCTGCTCGGCCGTATGCCCTCCGCGGTGGGTTACCAGCCGAACCTGGCCGACGAGATGGGTCTCCTCCAGGAGCGCATCACCTCGACCCGTGGTCACTCGATCACCTCGATGCAGGCGATCTACGTCCCCGCGGACGACCTGACCGACCCGGCCCCGGCCACCACCTTCGCCCACCTCGACGCGACGACGGTTCTGTCCCGTCCGATCTCCGAGAAGGGCATCTACCCGGCCGTGGACCCGCTGGACTCCACGTCCCGGATCCTGGACCCCCGCTACATCGCGGCGGACCACTACAACACCGCGATGCGCGTCAAGACGGTCCTGCAGAAGTACAAGGACCTCCAGGACATCATCGCGATCCTCGGTATCGACGAGCTGGGCGAGGAGGACAAGCTCACCGTCCACCGTGCCCGTCGCGTGGAGCGCTTCCTGTCCCAGAACACCCACGTCGCCAAGCAGTTCACCGGCGTCGACGGGTCGGACGTCCCGCTGGACGAGTCGATCACCGCGTTCAACGCGATCTGCGACGGCGAGTACGACCACTTCCCGGAGCAGGCGTTCTTCCTGTGCGGTGGCATTGAGGACCTCAAGGCCAACGCCAAGGAGCTGGGCGTCTCCTGAACTCGGACCACTGAGTTCGTCTGAGGGGGCGGGGCTCGTCCCGCCCCCTCTTCCACGCCCACTAGACTTGTAACCAACACCCGGCCGAACCGCCGGGTGGTGACCCGAGGAGCCACCTTGGCTGCTGAGCTGCACGTCGCGCTGGTCGCGGCCGACCGAGAGGTCTGGTCCGGCGAGGCCACCCTGGTCGTCGCGCGCACCACGTCCGGCGACATCGGCGTCATGCCCGGTCACCAGCCGCTGCTAGGTGTGCTGGAGTCGGGCCCGGTGACCATCCGTACGAGTGATGGCGGAACCGTCATCGCCGCGGTGCACGGCGGTTTCATCTCGTTCGCGGACGACAAGCTGTCGCTGCTGGCCGAGATCGCCGAGCTGTCCGACGAGATCGACGTCCAGCGCGTGGAGCGCGAGCTCGAGCGCGCCAAGGCGGAGGGCGACGCCGCCGCCGAGCGTCGCGCGGACGTACGACTGCGTGCGGCGACGACGAGCTGAACCCGCGCAGAGCTGTATGACATCACTCAGCCGCGGCCGGCACCGGAGCAATCCGGAGCCGGCCGCGGCTGAGGCAGATATAGATGTTTTTTCCGTTCCGTTACCTATTTTCGGTACCTAGGAGACGAGGAGGTCGGTGTCGATGGTCCTCGCTCTGACTGTGTGCGGAGTCGTTGTCGCCCTTGTGGTGCTGGCGCTGTTCGTCTTCGGCCTGCGCCGCAGACTGATCCAGCGCTCCGGAGGCACCTTCGACTGTTCCCTGCGCTGGGACGTCCCGGAGAAATCCGACACCAACGGAAAAGGCTGGAGCTACGGAGTCGCCCGCTACAACGGCGACCGCATCGAGTGGTACCGCGTCTTCTCCTACGCCTATCGCCCGCGCCGTGTCCTGGAACGCGCCGCCATCGAGGTCGCCGGCCGCCGCCTCCCGGAAGGTGAGGAGGAACTGGCCCTCCTCTCCGACGCGGTCATCCTGACCTGCCTGCACCGGGGCACACGACTGGAACTCGCCATGAGCGACGACGCGCTGACCGGGTTCCTCGCCTGGCTGGAGGCCGCCCCGCCCGGACAGCGAGTGAATGTGGCGTAGCCACGCTCACTCGCTGGGTGGGGGTCCTCCGGACGAAGTCCGCGGGAGCGTCAACGCCGCCTGACAGAGCTACTGCAGGCCGCTGTTGATGGCGCTCACCAGCTCGCCGTTGCCGGTGTCGCCGCTGAACTCCCAGAAGAACGCGCCGCCGAGGCCCTGGGACTTGGCCCAGCTCATCTTTCCGGTGATCGTCGACGGGGTGTCGTACGACCACCAGTTGCTGCCGCAGTGCGCGTAGGCCGTGCCCGCGACGGTGCCGGTGACGGGGCAGGACGTCTTGAGGACCTTGTAGTCCTCGATGCCCTGCTCGTAGGTTCCCGCGGCCGGGCCCGTGGCGGTGCCGCCGGGGGCGTCCTGGGTGACGCCCGTCCAGCCGCGGCCGTAGAAGCCGATGCCGATGAGCAGCTTGCTCGCGGGGACGCCCTTCGCCTTGTACTTGGCGATCGCGTCGGCCGTGGTGAAGCCGGGCGTCGGGATGCCCGCGTAGGAGGTGAGCGGGGAGTGCGGGGCGGTCGGTCCGTCCGCGTCGAAGGCGCCGAAGAAGTCGTACGTCATCACGTTGTACCAGTCGACGTACTGGGCGGCGCCCGCGTAGTCCGCGGCGTCGATCTTGCCGCCGGAGGTGCCGTCGGCCGTGGTGGCGGCGGTGACCAGGTTGTTTGCGCCGAACTTGGCGCGCACGGCCTGCATCAGATTCTTGTAGGCCGCCGCCCCGCTGGTGTCGCAGCTCAGGCCGCAGGCGTTCGGGTACTCCCAGTCGATGTCGATGCCGTCGAAGACGTCGGCCCAGCGCGGGTCCTCGACCAGGTCGTAGCAGGACTGCGCGAAGGCCGCCGGGTTCTTGGCCGCCTCGCCGAAGCCGCCCGACCAGGTCCAGCCCAGGAACTGACGGCGGTGGTGCCGGTGTTCTTCACCGTCCACCTGCCTTCGAAGCCGGTGCCCCAGTCCTGGGTCTTGGCGTAGGTCGCCGTCGCGGTGGCCGCGGCCTGGGCGGGGCTCGCGAGGCCGACCAGACCGGCCAGCGGGAGCAGCAGGGTCGCGAAGCCTGCCGCGGCTCTGTGTCTGAAGCGCATGGTGCGCCTCCTCTTTTCAAGAAGCGGTGGGGCGCGACTGAGCCTTCACGCCCACGGTGCCGCGAGAATAGAAAGGTCTGGACCATCGGTCAAGAGGTCTGGACCACTAGCCTTCGGGCCCGCTCAGATCCCCAATTCCTGCGCCAGTACGGCCGCTTGGACCCGGCTGCGCAGTTCCAGCTTCCCGAGAAGACGGCTGACGTGCGTCTTCACCGTCGCCTCCGCCATGTCGAGACGGGCGGCGATCTCGGCGTTGGACAGGCCCTCGCCGAGGCGGGACAGCACCTCGCGTTCGCGGCGGGTGAGACCGTCGAGGACGGCCGGGTCCGCAGTCGGTTCGCGTACGGGCCTGGCGGCGAACTCGGCGATCAGCCGGCGGGTGACGGCCGGAGCGATCAGACCCTCGCCGCGCGCGACGGTCCGTACCGCCTCCAACAGGTCCCTCGCGGCGGTGTTCTTGAGCAGGAATCCGGCGGCGCCCGCGCGCAGCGCCCCGAAGACGTACTCGTCGAGGTCGAAGGTGGTGAGGACGAGGACGTCGGCCAGGTCCTCGGCGACCACCTGCCGGGTCGCCGACACGCCGTCCAGTCGCGGCATCTGAATGTCCATCAGAACCAGGTCAGGGCTCAACTCCCTTGCCAGGGACACCGCCTGCTCGCCGTCCGCCGCCTCGCCCACCACCTCGATGTCGGGCGCGCTGCCCAGGATGAGGACGAGCCCGGCACGGACGGCGGACTGGTCCTCGGCGACCACGACGCGGATCATTCTGGGTCTCCTCCGGTCACGGGAAGCGTGGCGTGCACGGCCCACCGCGCGCTGTCGGGACCGGCCTCGAACGTGCCGCCCAGCAGCGCGGCCCGCTCCCTCATTCCCACCAGTCCGGCGCCCGAACCGGGGGCCCGCGGGCCGTCCCGGTGACCGTACGGGCTGGTCACGCGGACATCGAGCACGCCGTCGCACTGGACGAGGGCCACGGTGACCCGGCCCGGGAAGGCGTGTTTGAGGGCGTTGGTCAGGGACTCCTGGACGATGCGGTAGGCGGCGAGTTCGACGGGGGCGGGGACCTGGCCGTGGTCGGTGTCCAGGCGCACGTCGAGGCCGTTGGCCCGGGCGCCGTCGACGAGCGCGCCGATCCCGTCCAGCGTGGGCACGGCGGCCGGCACGCTGTCGCCGCCGTCCCGGAGCAGCCCGATGAGCCGCCGCATCTCGGCGAGCCCGGCCACGCTGTTCTCCCGGATCACCGACAGGGCGTCCTTCGAGGTCCCCGGTCTGTCGATCGACAGGGCGGCCGTGGAGTGGATGGCGATCGCGGAGAGATGATTGGCCACCATGTCGTGCAGTTCCCGGGCCATCCGCGCACGCTCGGCCAGGACCGCCTGGGTGCGGTCCATCTCGGCGAGCAGCGCGGTCTGTTCGGCGCGCAGCCGGGCGGCGTCGGCCGCGTCGCGGTGGTCGCGGACGATCCAGCCGGTGGCCGCGGGCCCGAACGCGACGATGCCGATCACCACGCCGATCAGCAGCGCCTGCGGCACGCGCCACACCGCGAACGGCACGAGCGCCCCGGCCGCCGTGAGCAGCCCGGTGATCCAGGGGATGCGGCGGGCCGAGGCGGGCGGGCCGTACAGGACGGCGGCGTACACGAGGTCGGTGAACATCAGGATCGTGGCCAGGTTGCCCTGGGTCACGATGTCGGCGCAGATCGCGGCCGTCCCGGCCAGCAGGGCCGTGCGCGGGGCGGCCCGGCGCAGCAGCTCGCAGCAGGCCATGACGACGAGCGGCGGCAGGACCGGCCAGGGCCCGTCGAGGAGCGTGATCGGATCGCCGGGGCCGCGGCTGCTGAGGCCGATGCCCACCAGCAGCAGACCACCGAGCAGCCCGCCGACGGCGACGTACACGTCGAAGCGGTGCGGGCGGGGGAGTCGTACGGCCATGGCTCCATCCAACACGCACCGCACGCCACGCACCTGATCCCCGGGGAGGGGCCGGCGCTGCATCTTTCGATGTACCGCGACCTCGTCACCGGTGACGACGAAGACGTCCCGTCCGGCCGGGAGCCTGGAAGGACGAGGGAAGGAGCGGGTCGTGATCGTCGGGCTGATCGTCGCGTGCGAGGTCGGGTTCTGGGTGCTGCTGGCGGCCGGGCTGGCCGTCCGCTATCTGCTGAAGTGGCGGCGCACCAGCGTGGCGCTGCTGTGGTGCGAGCCGGTGCTGGAGGCCGTCCTGTTCGTGGTGACGACGATGGACCTCGGAAACGGCGCCGAACCGAGCTGGGAACACGGCCTCGCCGCGCTCTACGTCGGCTGCACCGTGGCGTACGGCCCCTACACGATCCGCCGGCTGGACGGTCACGCGGCCCACCGTCTGGCAGGCGCCCCGCGTCCGCCCCGGCCGCCGCGCTACGGCATGGCACGCGCCCGCCACGAGGGCGCCCTGTGGCTGCGCACCCTCCTCGCGGCCGTGGTCGCCTGCGCCCTGCTCCAGGCCGCGATCCGGTACGTCGGCGACGGCGACACCTCGACGCTGCGCAGCTTCCAGTGGGCGTCGCTGCGGGCCCTTGGCATCCACGGGCTGATCGCACTCACGTATCTGATCTGGCCCAAGAAGCAGCCGCAGGCCCCTGCCGCCCGCCCGGAGCAGGACCGTGCGCCGAGCGGACGATGAGCAGGGGAGGGGCAGGGAAGGCGGCGGGGAGCGCTGTGGCTCAGCGCTCCCCTCCCGGCACCCACAGGACGTCGCCGGTGTCCTTGTTGGCGGTGCGGGCCAGAATGAACAGCAGGTCGGAGAGCCGGTTGAGGTAGGTCGCGGTCAGCGGGTTCATCAGCTCGCCGTGCACCTCCAGCGCCGCCCACGTGGAGCGCTCGGCCCGGCGTACGACCGTGCAGGCCTGGTGGAGCAGGGCCGCGCCCGCGGTGCCGCCAGGCAGGATGAAGGACCGCAGCTTCTCCAGCCGTTCGTTGAAACGGTCGCAGTCCGCCTCCAGCTTGTCGATGTAGAACTGCTCGACCCGCAGCGGCGGGAACTCGGGCTTCTCCACCACCGGCGTCGACAGGTCCGCACCCACGTCGAACAGGTCGTTCTGGACGCGGGTGAGGACCTCGACGACCTCCTCGTCCAGGCCGCCCAGTGCGATCGCCGTGCCGATCACCGCGTTCGCCTCGTTGGCGTCGGCGTAGGCGGAGATCCGCAGATCGGTCTTGGCGACCCGGCTCATGTCGCCGAGGGCGGTGGTGCCCCGGTCGCCGGTCCTGGTGTAGATGCGCGTCAGATTGACCATGTGGCCAGCGTAGTTACGCTCCGGCCGTCCGGAACCCGCCTGTGCCCACTGTCACGGCCCGCGCCGTGGGGGCCCGGGGCCCGCCGGGTGAGCGTCGGCAGCTCAGCAGGAGGGCCTTCCGGCCAGTCTCGAACAGGTCCTGCGCGAGGAGAGCGGCGCCGCCGCCGACGATGGGATGCCGCACCTGATCACGGGTCAGCTCGGCCGGGCGCAATCGGCGCAAACGGTCACGAGAGGTACTCCTCGTCCTCGACGGCATCGACGAGCTGTTGGGCGTGAAGGTGCCCAACTAGGCCGTCCGAGGCACGGAATGACCGGCGCCGGTGTGATGTCCGTCAGATGAGACGTGACGCGCATTACTTACCGGTCACACAGCACCGGCCGAGCGCTAAGGTCCGCCGAAGAGGCAACCTGAAAAGGGTGTAAGGCGTTTCAAAGGGGAGTCGTAACTGTGGCACGGAAGCTTGCCGTCATCGGCGCCGGCTTGATGGGTTCCGGTATCGCCCAGGTCTCCGCCCAGGCGGGCTGGGACGTCGTTCTGCGGGATGTCACCGACGCAGCGCTCACGCGTGGCACCGACGGCATCAAGGCCTCGTACGACAAGTTCGTCAGCAAGGGGAAGCTGGAGGCGCACGACGCCGACGCCGCCCTCGGCCGCATCACCGCGACCACCGACCTCGACGCCGCAGCCGACGCGGACGTGGTCGTGGAGGCCGTCTTCGAGAAGCTGGAGGTGAAGCACGAGATCTTCCGCGCGCTCGACAAGATCGTGCGCCCGGACACCGTGCTCGCCTCCAACACCTCCGCGATCCCGATCACCAAGATCGCGGCGGCCACCGCGCACCCCGAGCGGGTCGTCGGCGTCCACTTCTTCTCGCCGGTGCCGATGATGCAGCTCGTCGAACTCGTCCGCGGCTACAAGACGAGCGACGAAACCCTCGCCACCGCGCGGGAGTTCGCCGAGTCGGTCGGCAAGACCTGCATCGTCGTCAACCGCGACGTCGCCGGCTTCGTGACGACCCGTCTCATCTCGGCGCTCGTCGTCGAGGCGACCAAGCTGTACGAGTCGGGCGTGGCGAGCGCCGAGGACATCGACCTCGCCTGCAAGCTCGGCTTCGGTCACGCGATGGGCCCGCTGGCCACGGCGGACCTGACCGGCGTCGACATCCTGCTGCACGCCACCGGCAACATCTACACCGAGTCGCAGGACGAGAAGTTCGCACCGCCCGAGCTGATGCGCCGGATGGTTGACGCCGGTGACATCGGACGCAAGAGCGGGCAGGGCTTCTACACGTACTGAAACACCAGTACGTACAGCCACTGACATCGCACAGACCTCGCGAGTATCACCCGCGGGGGTGAATTCGGTATCGGTTCGCTTACAGACGGCAACCTCGTCGCCGCTGAAGCAGTCAGACGTTGCACAGCCACCGTCACGGAGTACGCCACCGCACTCTCGGGGAGCGCATATGTACATCAGGGGCGACCACGCCGAGCTGGTCGTCGGGGGCCGCCTCGACGTCCGCAGCGCGGCGGACGCCCGTACGGTCCTGCACTCGGCCGTCGACGACGGAGTCGGCGACCTGGTGCTGGACCTGTCCGGACTGGACTCCTGGGACGCCACCGGGCTCGGGGTGATCATGGGTGTCCACCGGCGGGCCGGCCGCTGCGGCCGGCGTCTGGTGCTGCGCGAGGTGCCGCCACAGATGCAGCGTCTGCTGGTGGCCACCCGACTGCACCGGATCCTGGCGATCGAGGGTGGCATCGGCGTGGAGTCACT
Coding sequences:
- a CDS encoding F0F1 ATP synthase subunit B, whose protein sequence is MIANHLVQLAAEEKQNPLVPAGPELLVGALAFAIVFFFFWKKLLPNINKVLEERREAIEGGIEKAEAAQVEAQSVLEQYKAQLAEARHEAARLRQEAQEQGAALITEMRAEGQRQREEIVAAGHAQIEADRKAAASALRQDVGHLATELAGKLVGESLEDHARQSRVIDRFLEDLEEKVEATR
- a CDS encoding F0F1 ATP synthase subunit delta, whose protein sequence is MNGASREALAAARERLDALTDTTSVDATQLADELAAVTALLDREVSLRRVLTDPAQAAEAKAELAQRLLGSQVGGATADLVSGMVRSRWSQSRDLVDSLEELANTAELTAAQQAGSLDDVEDELFRFGRIVASNTELRAALTDRKATTAAKIELLHRLLGGRAAATTERLVTRLVTTPRGRSLESGLESLSKLAAERRERLVAVVTSAVPLSDSQKQRLGAALAKLYGHTMHLNIDVDPAVLGGIRVQVGDEVINGSIADRIEDAGRRLAG
- the atpA gene encoding F0F1 ATP synthase subunit alpha; this translates as MAELTIRPEEIRDALENFVQSYKPDAASREEVGTVTLAGDGIAKVEGLPSAMANELLKFEDGTLGLALNLEEREIGAIVLGEFSGIEEGQPVQRTGEVLSVAVGEGYLGRVVDPLGNPIDGLGEIETSGRRALELQAPGVMARKSVHEPMETGYKAVDAMTPIGRGQRQLIIGDRQTGKTALAVDTIINQRDNWRSGDPKKQVRCVYVAIGQKGSTIASVRGALEEAGALEYTTIVAAPASDPAGFKYLAPYTGSAIGQQWMYDGKHVLIIFDDLSKQADAYRAVSLLLRRPPGREAYPGDVFYLHSRLLERCAKLSDELGAGSMTGLPIVETKANDVSAFIPTNVISITDGQCFLESDLFNAGQRPALNVGISVSRVGGSAQHKAMKQVSGRLRLDLAQYRELEAFAAFGSDLDAASKSQLERGQRLVELLKQPQYQPMPTENQVVSVWAGTTGKMDEVPVADIRRFEKELLEYLHRKEQGLMTSIKEGGKMSDDTLTAVADAIAEFKKQFETSDGKLLGEDAPAAAK
- a CDS encoding F0F1 ATP synthase subunit gamma produces the protein MGAQLRVYKRRIRSVTATKKITKAMEMIAASRVVKAQRKVAASTPYATELTRAVTAVGTGSNTKHPLTTQAETVARSAVLLLTSDRGLAGAFNSNAIKVAEQLTARLEAEGKEVDTYIVGRRGLAHYNFRERKVVESWSGFTDEPTYADAKKVAGPLIEAIETETAEGGVDELHIVFTEFVSMMTQTALDDRLLPLSLEAVTSAATDAGAKEAAPKGEILPLYDFEPSAEDVLDALLPRYVESRIYNALLQSAASKHAATRRAMKSATDNAGELITTLSRLANAARQAEITQEISEIVGGSAALADASAGSDR
- the atpD gene encoding F0F1 ATP synthase subunit beta encodes the protein MTTTVETAVATGRVARVIGPVVDVEFPVDAMPEIYNALHVEVADPAQDGAKKTLTLEVAQHLGDGLVRTISMQPTDGLVRQATVTDTGTGITVPVGDFTKGKVFNTLGEVLNVDEQYEGERWSIHRKAPRFDELESKTEMFETGVKVIDLLTPYVKGGKIGLFGGAGVGKTVLIQEMIYRVANNHDGVSVFAGVGERTREGNDLIEEMADSGVIDKTALVFGQMDEPPGTRLRVALAGLTMAEYFRDVQKQDVLFFIDNIFRFTQAGSEVSTLLGRMPSAVGYQPNLADEMGLLQERITSTRGHSITSMQAIYVPADDLTDPAPATTFAHLDATTVLSRPISEKGIYPAVDPLDSTSRILDPRYIAADHYNTAMRVKTVLQKYKDLQDIIAILGIDELGEEDKLTVHRARRVERFLSQNTHVAKQFTGVDGSDVPLDESITAFNAICDGEYDHFPEQAFFLCGGIEDLKANAKELGVS
- a CDS encoding F0F1 ATP synthase subunit epsilon, whose protein sequence is MAAELHVALVAADREVWSGEATLVVARTTSGDIGVMPGHQPLLGVLESGPVTIRTSDGGTVIAAVHGGFISFADDKLSLLAEIAELSDEIDVQRVERELERAKAEGDAAAERRADVRLRAATTS
- a CDS encoding DUF2550 domain-containing protein gives rise to the protein MVLALTVCGVVVALVVLALFVFGLRRRLIQRSGGTFDCSLRWDVPEKSDTNGKGWSYGVARYNGDRIEWYRVFSYAYRPRRVLERAAIEVAGRRLPEGEEELALLSDAVILTCLHRGTRLELAMSDDALTGFLAWLEAAPPGQRVNVA
- a CDS encoding response regulator transcription factor, which codes for MIRVVVAEDQSAVRAGLVLILGSAPDIEVVGEAADGEQAVSLARELSPDLVLMDIQMPRLDGVSATRQVVAEDLADVLVLTTFDLDEYVFGALRAGAAGFLLKNTAARDLLEAVRTVARGEGLIAPAVTRRLIAEFAARPVREPTADPAVLDGLTRREREVLSRLGEGLSNAEIAARLDMAEATVKTHVSRLLGKLELRSRVQAAVLAQELGI
- a CDS encoding sensor histidine kinase; its protein translation is MAVRLPRPHRFDVYVAVGGLLGGLLLVGIGLSSRGPGDPITLLDGPWPVLPPLVVMACCELLRRAAPRTALLAGTAAICADIVTQGNLATILMFTDLVYAAVLYGPPASARRIPWITGLLTAAGALVPFAVWRVPQALLIGVVIGIVAFGPAATGWIVRDHRDAADAARLRAEQTALLAEMDRTQAVLAERARMARELHDMVANHLSAIAIHSTAALSIDRPGTSKDALSVIRENSVAGLAEMRRLIGLLRDGGDSVPAAVPTLDGIGALVDGARANGLDVRLDTDHGQVPAPVELAAYRIVQESLTNALKHAFPGRVTVALVQCDGVLDVRVTSPYGHRDGPRAPGSGAGLVGMRERAALLGGTFEAGPDSARWAVHATLPVTGGDPE